From one Erythrobacter sp. HKB08 genomic stretch:
- the ruvB gene encoding Holliday junction branch migration DNA helicase RuvB: MTEPVPLHTPDRQPDDPDAALRPKSLGEFIGQEAARDNLRVFIESAKSREEAMDHVLFFGPPGLGKTTLAQIVARELGVGFRATSGPVIAKAGDLAALLTNLEPHDVLFIDEIHRLNPVVEEVLYPAMEDRALDIIIGEGPAARSVRIDLPPFTLVGATTRQGLLTTPLRDRFGIPVRLNFYTHEELDLVVTRGAKLLGMDIDPAGAREIARRSRGTPRVAGRLLRRVRDFAHVAGEGTVSRELADQALTRLEIDRLGLDAMDRRYLTMIATTYKGGPVGVETLAAGLAEPRDTVEEVIEPYLIQLGLVARTARGRQLNDAGWNHLEMTPPEQNGQGRQTGLFDGKS, encoded by the coding sequence TTGACCGAACCCGTCCCCCTCCATACTCCCGATCGGCAGCCGGACGATCCCGATGCGGCGCTGCGGCCGAAGTCGCTCGGCGAGTTCATCGGGCAGGAGGCAGCGCGCGATAACCTTCGCGTGTTCATCGAAAGCGCGAAGTCGCGCGAGGAGGCGATGGACCATGTGCTGTTCTTCGGCCCTCCCGGTCTCGGCAAGACGACGCTCGCGCAGATCGTCGCCAGGGAACTGGGCGTGGGCTTCCGCGCCACCAGCGGTCCGGTCATCGCCAAGGCCGGCGACCTTGCCGCGCTGCTGACCAATCTCGAACCGCACGACGTGCTCTTCATCGACGAGATCCACCGGCTCAATCCGGTGGTCGAGGAAGTGCTCTATCCTGCGATGGAGGACCGCGCGCTCGACATCATCATCGGCGAAGGGCCGGCTGCGCGCAGCGTGCGGATCGACCTGCCGCCCTTCACGCTGGTCGGCGCGACGACAAGGCAGGGCCTGCTGACGACGCCGCTGCGCGACCGCTTCGGCATCCCGGTGCGCCTCAATTTCTATACGCATGAGGAACTCGACCTCGTGGTGACGCGCGGGGCGAAGCTGCTCGGCATGGATATCGATCCCGCGGGCGCACGCGAGATCGCCCGCCGCAGCCGCGGCACGCCGCGCGTCGCGGGCCGGCTGCTGCGCCGCGTGCGCGACTTCGCCCATGTCGCGGGCGAGGGCACGGTTTCGCGCGAACTGGCCGACCAGGCGCTCACCCGGCTGGAGATCGACCGCCTCGGCCTCGATGCGATGGACCGGCGCTACCTCACCATGATCGCGACCACCTACAAGGGCGGCCCGGTGGGCGTCGAAACGCTCGCCGCAGGTCTCGCCGAACCGCGCGATACGGTCGAGGAAGTTATCGAACCCTACCTAATCCAGCTCGGCCTCGTCGCGCGCACAGCGCGTGGGCGGCAGCTCAACGATGCGGGATGGAATCACCTCGAAATGACCCCGCCGGAGCAAAACGGGCAAGGCCGGCAAACCGGGCTGTTTGACGGAAAAAGTTAA
- a CDS encoding DsrE family protein, with translation MRYLLALGALALAVPASAQDMSAFRTGPVFEDFGPHAPVEGIGEVPADTEFAHAFDVATPAEDGKRNRGFESAARFINMHAAAGVDPDNIRIAVVVHGKASMDLLTDEAWAAKGKEGENPSGAMVRAMLDEGVRFILCGQSGAAYGISQEDLIPGVETALSAMTAHALLQQRGYTVNPF, from the coding sequence ATGCGATACCTATTGGCACTCGGCGCGCTGGCACTGGCCGTTCCCGCTTCCGCGCAGGACATGTCGGCTTTCCGCACCGGACCTGTGTTCGAGGATTTCGGCCCGCACGCCCCGGTCGAGGGTATCGGCGAAGTACCTGCCGATACCGAATTCGCCCATGCATTCGACGTCGCTACCCCGGCCGAAGACGGCAAGCGCAACCGCGGCTTCGAAAGTGCGGCACGCTTCATCAACATGCATGCCGCGGCCGGCGTGGATCCCGACAACATCCGCATCGCGGTCGTCGTGCACGGCAAGGCATCGATGGACCTGCTGACCGACGAGGCATGGGCCGCGAAGGGCAAGGAAGGCGAAAATCCCTCCGGCGCAATGGTCCGCGCGATGCTCGACGAAGGCGTGCGCTTCATCCTGTGCGGCCAGAGCGGCGCGGCTTACGGTATCAGCCAGGAAGACCTCATCCCCGGCGTCGAAACCGCGCTCAGCGCAATGACCGCCCACGCCCTGCTGCAACAGCGCGGCTACACGGTGAACCCGTTTTGA
- the ruvA gene encoding Holliday junction branch migration protein RuvA, producing the protein MIAKLKGLLDETGTDWAVIDVSGVGYLVHCSTKTVAALGEVGEACTVYTDMQVSENDMRLLGFAEAAERDWFRLLNQVQGVGSKVALAILSALSTGEVQSACANGDAAMVARAQGVGPKLAGRIVNELKDKAGALPTAPGGVAAANITPAGSASADAVSALENLGFKPAIAARAVAAAQGELGEGASESELIRVALKRAAG; encoded by the coding sequence ATGATCGCGAAGCTGAAAGGCCTGCTCGACGAAACCGGCACCGACTGGGCGGTGATCGACGTGTCCGGCGTTGGCTATCTCGTCCATTGCTCGACCAAGACGGTCGCTGCGCTGGGCGAAGTGGGCGAGGCGTGTACCGTCTACACCGACATGCAGGTGAGCGAGAACGATATGCGCCTGCTCGGTTTCGCCGAGGCGGCGGAGCGCGACTGGTTCCGCCTGCTGAACCAGGTGCAGGGCGTGGGCAGCAAGGTCGCGCTGGCGATCCTCTCCGCGCTGTCGACCGGGGAAGTGCAAAGCGCCTGTGCCAATGGCGATGCCGCCATGGTTGCCCGCGCACAGGGCGTCGGTCCGAAGCTCGCCGGGCGGATCGTCAACGAGCTGAAGGACAAGGCAGGCGCACTGCCGACCGCGCCGGGCGGCGTCGCGGCGGCGAATATCACGCCCGCCGGCAGCGCGAGCGCCGATGCGGTGAGTGCGCTCGAAAACCTCGGTTTCAAGCCCGCAATCGCCGCGCGCGCCGTCGCCGCCGCTCAGGGAGAGCTCGGCGAAGGCGCGAGCGAAAGCGAACTGATCCGCGTCGCGCTCAAACGGGCGGCAGGATGA
- the aroC gene encoding chorismate synthase, translating to MSWNTFGRVFRFTTWGESHGPAIGAVVDGCPPGIELSEEDIQPFLDARRPGQSKYTTQRQEPDQVRILSGVFEGKTTGTPISLLIENVDQRSKDYSEVAKAYRPGHADYAYDAKYGFRDYRGGGRSSARETAMRVAAGAIARKVLEGVQISAWVEQIGDSAIDYERFDAHEIGNNPFFCPDPQAAEAWAKLVDETRKAGSSIGASVACSAQGVPAGWGAPIYAKLDADLAGAMMGINAVKGVEIGDGFAAASATGEANADTMRPGEDGGIEFGANHAGGIAGGISTGQPVTCRVAFKPTSSILTPVETITRDGEATEIRTKGRHDPCVGIRGVPVVEAMMALVLADHMLLQRAQCG from the coding sequence ATGAGCTGGAACACATTCGGGCGGGTCTTCCGCTTCACCACCTGGGGGGAAAGCCACGGGCCGGCGATCGGCGCGGTGGTCGACGGGTGCCCGCCGGGCATCGAACTGTCGGAAGAGGACATCCAGCCCTTCCTCGACGCACGCCGTCCGGGGCAGAGCAAATATACCACCCAGCGGCAGGAGCCCGACCAGGTCCGTATCCTGTCGGGCGTGTTCGAGGGCAAGACCACCGGCACGCCGATCAGCCTGCTGATCGAGAACGTCGACCAGCGCAGCAAGGATTATTCGGAAGTCGCCAAGGCCTATCGCCCGGGCCATGCCGACTACGCCTATGACGCAAAATACGGATTCCGCGACTACCGCGGCGGCGGCCGTTCGAGCGCGCGTGAAACCGCGATGCGCGTTGCGGCAGGGGCCATCGCGCGCAAGGTGTTGGAGGGCGTGCAGATTTCCGCATGGGTCGAGCAGATCGGCGACAGCGCAATCGATTACGAGCGCTTCGATGCGCACGAAATCGGTAACAACCCCTTCTTCTGTCCCGACCCGCAAGCCGCCGAAGCCTGGGCGAAGCTGGTCGATGAAACGCGCAAGGCCGGCTCCTCCATCGGGGCGAGTGTCGCCTGCAGCGCTCAAGGCGTTCCCGCCGGATGGGGCGCTCCGATCTACGCCAAGCTCGATGCCGACCTTGCCGGTGCGATGATGGGTATCAACGCGGTCAAGGGCGTGGAGATCGGCGACGGTTTCGCAGCAGCCTCCGCAACGGGCGAGGCGAATGCCGATACCATGCGGCCGGGCGAGGACGGCGGGATCGAATTTGGCGCGAACCACGCAGGCGGTATCGCGGGCGGAATCTCGACCGGCCAGCCGGTCACCTGCCGCGTCGCCTTCAAGCCGACCAGTTCGATCCTCACCCCGGTCGAAACCATCACGCGCGACGGCGAGGCGACCGAAATCCGCACGAAGGGCCGCCACGACCCTTGCGTCGGCATTCGCGGCGTCCCGGTCGTCGAAGCGATGATGGCGCTGGTGCTCGCCGACCACATGCTGCTGCAACGCGCCCAGTGCGGTTAG
- a CDS encoding serine hydrolase → MILIAPGLSASTDSARVDSFIEAELPASAAPGLAYARVRGSEVIARGFGERLEASGDPVTADTLFPIGSVTKSFTALAIMQLVEADQIGLDDPVSKYLPAFDSGAGSKVTLRQLLNHTSGYSTVQGNSLHGNAEVSQLGLADYAEQLALAGPAGAPGAHWEYSNANYQILGAVIERASGQEYADYIDAHIFTPLGMTDSTVALGASPARAATGHRPWFGGVRPFDGGENYRIHAPAGGIVSSARDMGRYLSMWLSGEDDILSAATKDLMLAPSSPSSPFYGLGWSIDPARGTTYHTGLVPGFETLAAFDPAEGTGVVIMVNANAGLGFADNWYLIGGAAARAMGQPHDDAGSRLGPQTAYLSIALLPPLFVLLALISWKGRASLRKKRESLAGKLGIWLPLPAMTALAVFLLEYLPRLFGGSIATLQLYQPDFAMCLIAAAILAPAWALLRVILAHSPARAPAETA, encoded by the coding sequence TTGATCCTGATCGCCCCCGGTTTGTCGGCCTCGACCGACAGCGCCCGAGTAGACAGCTTTATCGAGGCCGAGCTTCCGGCGAGCGCTGCGCCGGGATTGGCCTATGCGCGAGTTCGGGGAAGCGAGGTGATTGCTCGTGGTTTTGGCGAGCGGCTGGAAGCGAGCGGCGACCCCGTCACCGCCGACACGCTTTTCCCGATCGGGTCGGTGACCAAGAGCTTTACCGCGCTCGCCATCATGCAATTGGTCGAAGCGGACCAAATCGGTCTCGACGACCCGGTATCGAAATATTTGCCCGCTTTCGACAGCGGTGCAGGCAGCAAGGTGACCCTGCGCCAGCTGCTCAATCATACCAGCGGGTATTCCACCGTTCAGGGCAATAGCCTGCACGGCAACGCAGAGGTCTCGCAGCTCGGCCTGGCCGACTATGCCGAACAGCTCGCTCTCGCAGGGCCGGCGGGCGCTCCGGGTGCGCATTGGGAATATTCCAACGCGAATTACCAGATTCTCGGCGCGGTGATCGAGCGTGCCAGCGGACAGGAATATGCCGACTACATCGATGCGCATATCTTCACGCCGCTTGGCATGACCGACAGCACGGTGGCGCTCGGGGCGTCACCTGCCAGAGCCGCCACAGGCCATCGCCCATGGTTCGGTGGCGTACGGCCCTTCGATGGAGGTGAAAACTATCGCATCCATGCGCCAGCAGGGGGAATTGTCTCGAGCGCCCGTGACATGGGGCGCTATCTCTCCATGTGGCTCAGCGGCGAAGACGACATCCTGAGCGCTGCGACGAAGGATCTCATGCTGGCACCGTCCAGTCCCTCATCGCCATTCTATGGCCTGGGCTGGTCGATCGACCCTGCCCGGGGAACGACTTACCACACCGGTCTCGTACCCGGGTTTGAAACGCTTGCTGCGTTCGACCCGGCCGAAGGGACGGGCGTCGTGATCATGGTCAATGCAAATGCCGGGCTCGGATTTGCCGACAACTGGTATTTGATCGGCGGAGCCGCGGCGCGGGCAATGGGTCAGCCTCATGACGATGCCGGATCGCGTCTGGGGCCGCAGACAGCCTACCTTTCGATAGCCCTTCTCCCGCCGCTGTTTGTCCTGCTCGCGCTCATCTCATGGAAAGGGCGGGCGAGCTTGCGCAAGAAGAGAGAGAGCCTGGCAGGAAAGCTCGGCATCTGGCTGCCGCTGCCGGCGATGACCGCCTTGGCGGTCTTCCTTCTCGAATATCTGCCACGGCTGTTCGGCGGGTCGATCGCGACGCTCCAGCTCTATCAACCCGACTTTGCCATGTGCTTGATCGCGGCGGCTATTTTGGCTCCGGCTTGGGCGCTATTGCGGGTGATATTGGCCCATTCGCCTGCTCGTGCACCGGCTGAGACTGCCTGA
- the ahpC gene encoding alkyl hydroperoxide reductase subunit C, with translation MGIIGSTIKPFKATAFQKGKDFFDVTDEDVKGKWSVFFFYPADFTFVCPTELEDLGEKYGLLQDMGVEVYAVSTDTHFSHKAWSDTSEKIGKLEFPFLGDQLHTLSKNFNVLREEMGLADRATFVVDPDGVIQIMEITCEGVGRNANELARKIKAAQYVRNNPGQVCPAAWEEGEETLAPSLDLVGKI, from the coding sequence ATGGGTATCATCGGAAGCACCATCAAGCCGTTCAAGGCGACCGCATTCCAGAAGGGCAAGGACTTCTTCGACGTCACCGACGAAGACGTGAAGGGCAAGTGGAGCGTCTTCTTCTTCTACCCGGCGGACTTCACCTTCGTGTGCCCGACCGAGCTCGAAGACCTCGGCGAGAAGTACGGCCTGCTGCAGGACATGGGCGTCGAAGTCTACGCCGTCAGCACCGACACGCACTTCAGCCACAAGGCCTGGAGCGACACCTCGGAGAAGATCGGCAAGCTCGAATTCCCGTTCCTCGGCGACCAGCTCCACACGCTGTCGAAGAACTTCAACGTCCTGCGTGAAGAAATGGGCCTCGCCGACCGTGCGACCTTCGTCGTCGATCCCGATGGCGTGATCCAGATCATGGAAATCACCTGCGAAGGCGTCGGCCGCAATGCCAACGAACTGGCCCGCAAGATCAAGGCTGCGCAGTACGTCCGCAACAACCCCGGCCAGGTCTGCCCGGCCGCTTGGGAAGAGGGTGAAGAAACCCTCGCCCCGTCGCTGGATCTCGTCGGCAAGATCTAA
- the ahpF gene encoding alkyl hydroperoxide reductase subunit F: protein MLDATMQQQLKQYLANLREPIELVASLGDDAKSQQTRDLLTEIAELHDMVSAQFDGTDERKPSFIIRRASDAQKWVRFAGLPMGHEFTSLVLALLWAGGHPPKVDAEQLEAIERLEGDFEFEMYFSLSCHNCPDVVQALTLMALTNPRITATLIEGGTFKDEVDARDIMAVPSTFLNGELFYNGKMDLADILAQLDSGASEREAAKLNEAEPFEVLVLGGGPAGVSASIYTARKGFRTGIAAERFGGQLNDTLGIENLAGTPYTEGPKLTEQLRQQVNENAIEMMDRLQAEKLVPASEPGGMHEVLFTNGASLKTRSLILATGARWRNLGVPGEQEYRNKGVAYCPHCDGPLFKGKRIAVIGGGNSGVEAAIDLAKIVGHVTLIEFDDRLRADEVLQAKLASFDNVRIIKSAQTTEVTGDGKRVNGLVYKDRKTGEEHTVELEGIFVQIGLVPNTEWLKGSGIALSQYGEIETDVEGATNLPGIFGAGDCTTVPYKQIVVAMGEGSKAALSAFDYLIRTQPAEERVAA from the coding sequence ATGCTCGACGCAACCATGCAGCAGCAGCTCAAGCAGTATCTCGCCAACCTGCGCGAACCGATCGAACTGGTCGCTTCGCTCGGCGACGATGCGAAATCGCAGCAGACGCGCGATCTCCTGACCGAGATTGCCGAGCTGCACGACATGGTCTCCGCCCAGTTCGACGGGACCGACGAGCGCAAGCCCAGCTTCATCATCCGCCGCGCGTCGGACGCGCAGAAGTGGGTGCGCTTTGCCGGCCTGCCGATGGGGCATGAATTCACTTCGCTCGTCCTCGCCCTGCTGTGGGCGGGCGGCCACCCGCCGAAGGTCGACGCGGAGCAGCTCGAAGCTATCGAGCGTCTCGAAGGCGACTTCGAGTTCGAGATGTATTTCTCTCTCAGCTGCCACAACTGCCCCGACGTGGTGCAGGCACTGACGCTGATGGCGCTGACCAACCCGCGCATCACCGCCACGCTGATCGAAGGCGGCACCTTCAAGGACGAAGTCGACGCGCGCGACATCATGGCCGTGCCTTCGACCTTCCTGAACGGCGAGCTGTTCTACAACGGCAAGATGGACCTCGCCGACATCCTCGCACAGCTCGACAGCGGTGCGAGCGAGCGCGAGGCTGCCAAGCTCAACGAAGCCGAGCCGTTCGAAGTGCTTGTCCTCGGTGGCGGCCCGGCCGGCGTTTCGGCGTCGATCTACACCGCGCGCAAGGGTTTCCGCACCGGCATCGCAGCGGAGCGTTTCGGCGGCCAGCTCAACGATACGCTCGGCATCGAGAACCTCGCCGGTACGCCTTACACCGAAGGTCCGAAGCTGACCGAACAGCTGCGCCAGCAGGTCAATGAGAACGCCATCGAGATGATGGATCGCCTGCAGGCGGAAAAGCTCGTCCCGGCAAGCGAGCCGGGCGGGATGCACGAAGTGCTCTTCACCAATGGCGCGTCGCTCAAGACCCGCAGCCTCATTCTCGCCACCGGCGCCCGCTGGCGCAATCTCGGGGTGCCGGGCGAGCAGGAATATCGCAACAAGGGCGTGGCCTACTGCCCGCACTGCGACGGCCCGCTGTTCAAGGGCAAGCGCATCGCGGTCATCGGCGGCGGCAATTCGGGCGTCGAAGCGGCGATCGACCTTGCCAAGATCGTCGGTCACGTCACGCTGATCGAATTCGACGACCGCCTGCGCGCAGACGAAGTGCTGCAGGCCAAGCTCGCCAGCTTCGACAACGTGCGCATCATCAAGTCCGCGCAGACGACCGAAGTCACCGGCGACGGCAAGCGCGTCAACGGCCTCGTCTACAAGGATCGAAAGACCGGCGAGGAACATACGGTCGAGCTCGAAGGCATCTTCGTCCAGATCGGACTCGTCCCGAATACCGAGTGGCTGAAGGGCAGCGGCATCGCGCTCAGCCAGTACGGCGAGATCGAGACCGACGTCGAAGGCGCGACCAACCTGCCGGGTATCTTCGGCGCAGGCGACTGCACCACCGTGCCCTACAAGCAGATCGTCGTCGCGATGGGTGAAGGCTCGAAGGCCGCGCTGTCCGCCTTCGACTACCTGATCCGCACCCAGCCGGCGGAAGAACGCGTCGCCGCCTAG
- a CDS encoding Smr/MutS family protein: MSAPRGLTEEEAAAWERLAASVTPLESRRPVRAKPVREPSHPVPQPSKPVMPQREPHFRELLDRGIGANRGHARKPDPVPLPDRRPEPLPKHGLDSHWDRKLKSGQAEPDFSLDLHGHSLDAAYNRLESGLFQAKAMGARLVLVVTGKPRPVDAADRGSRRGAIRAKILDWLAAGPHGADIAAIRKAHRRHGGEGALYLVLKRNR, encoded by the coding sequence ATGAGTGCGCCGCGCGGCCTGACCGAAGAGGAAGCTGCCGCGTGGGAAAGGCTCGCGGCGAGCGTGACCCCGCTCGAAAGCCGCAGGCCGGTACGCGCCAAGCCAGTGCGCGAGCCATCCCATCCCGTGCCGCAGCCGTCCAAGCCGGTGATGCCGCAGCGTGAACCGCATTTTCGCGAATTGCTCGACCGTGGTATCGGGGCGAACCGCGGTCATGCGCGCAAGCCCGATCCCGTCCCGCTGCCTGACCGCAGGCCGGAACCCCTGCCCAAGCACGGGCTCGATTCCCATTGGGACCGCAAGCTCAAGAGCGGTCAGGCGGAACCCGACTTCTCGCTCGACCTGCACGGTCATTCGCTCGACGCGGCCTACAACCGGCTCGAAAGCGGACTGTTCCAGGCCAAAGCGATGGGCGCACGGCTGGTGCTGGTCGTGACCGGCAAGCCGCGCCCGGTCGATGCCGCCGATCGCGGATCGCGGCGCGGCGCAATCAGGGCGAAGATCCTCGACTGGCTCGCCGCCGGTCCTCACGGCGCGGACATTGCCGCCATACGAAAAGCGCACCGCCGCCACGGGGGCGAGGGTGCGCTTTATCTCGTGCTGAAGCGCAACCGCTAG
- a CDS encoding murein transglycosylase A translates to MLRAAQRLTILGAASVLAACTVIPKSTAPVTPPVAASSALLLGVASAGSINALGMEREDAQTGLASFRESCRYAESREDRSGLTTPEDWQAVCGAARSFSGDPRNFFAAYFEPVRVGTGEAFATGYFEPEIRGSRTRRPGFDAPVYGMPSDLERCWREDIAESERTGRAPLSRRLPDGRCVEYFTRAEIEDGALEGRGLEIAWAADPVELFFLQIQGSGRLVTPEGEVIRIGYAGQNGHAYTGIGGVMRERGLLGDGPGQYAGSMQGIMQYIRENPAEGRDLMRLNESWVFFRELTGDGPLGSLGVPVRGESSVAVDPNFVPYGAPVWLRLDRPEANGLWIAQDTGGAIKGANRFDTFWGAGERAREVAGGMSGRGQAVILLPKSAASRLKTR, encoded by the coding sequence ATGCTTCGTGCCGCGCAGCGCCTGACGATCCTCGGCGCGGCGAGCGTGCTCGCAGCCTGCACCGTCATTCCCAAATCGACTGCGCCGGTGACCCCGCCGGTCGCGGCCAGTTCCGCCCTGCTGCTCGGCGTGGCGAGCGCGGGTTCGATCAATGCGCTCGGCATGGAGCGAGAGGATGCGCAGACGGGCCTCGCCTCCTTTCGCGAATCCTGCCGCTATGCCGAAAGCCGCGAGGACCGCTCGGGCCTGACTACGCCGGAAGACTGGCAGGCCGTGTGCGGCGCGGCGCGCAGCTTCTCCGGCGATCCGCGCAATTTCTTCGCCGCCTATTTCGAGCCGGTCCGCGTCGGCACGGGCGAAGCTTTCGCGACTGGATATTTCGAGCCCGAGATTCGCGGCTCGCGCACCCGGCGTCCCGGCTTCGATGCACCGGTCTACGGCATGCCGTCCGACCTCGAGCGCTGCTGGCGCGAGGATATCGCCGAAAGCGAACGCACAGGGCGTGCCCCGCTCAGCCGCAGGCTGCCCGACGGGCGCTGCGTCGAATATTTCACCCGCGCCGAGATCGAGGACGGCGCGCTCGAAGGGCGCGGGCTCGAGATCGCCTGGGCCGCCGATCCGGTCGAGCTGTTCTTCCTCCAGATCCAGGGTAGCGGGCGACTGGTGACGCCCGAGGGCGAGGTCATCCGCATCGGCTATGCCGGGCAGAACGGTCACGCCTACACCGGTATCGGCGGCGTCATGCGCGAACGCGGACTGCTCGGCGACGGGCCTGGCCAATATGCCGGTTCGATGCAGGGCATCATGCAATATATCCGGGAGAACCCGGCAGAGGGCCGCGACCTCATGCGGCTCAACGAAAGCTGGGTGTTCTTCCGCGAGCTGACCGGCGACGGCCCGCTCGGCTCGCTGGGCGTGCCGGTACGCGGCGAAAGCTCGGTCGCGGTCGATCCCAATTTCGTGCCCTATGGCGCGCCGGTCTGGCTCCGCCTCGACCGGCCGGAAGCCAACGGGTTGTGGATCGCGCAGGACACCGGCGGCGCGATAAAGGGCGCGAACCGGTTCGATACGTTCTGGGGTGCAGGCGAGCGCGCGCGCGAAGTTGCCGGCGGCATGAGCGGGCGCGGACAGGCGGTTATCCTCCTTCCCAAGAGCGCAGCCAGCCGTCTCAAGACACGATGA
- a CDS encoding Tim44/TimA family putative adaptor protein, which translates to MIYEIVILAMIAAFLGFRLYSVLGRRAEHEEESIPTRLDPTVTGSKPMPKAPQAAQPASQAQPNAFPGTMPVVEQGVRAIAAADRTFDITGFLEGAKGAYSMVLEAFWKGDRETLRELCDDDVYQSFDAAISAREDAGEVLENKLIRIEEAKIDHAELDGSIARVAVLFVADIAAVTRDKDGNMIAGSLDDAIESRDIWTFMRDVKSSDPNWLLDETDQA; encoded by the coding sequence GTGATTTACGAGATCGTCATCCTCGCCATGATCGCCGCGTTTCTCGGCTTTCGGCTCTATTCCGTGCTTGGCCGCCGTGCCGAGCATGAAGAGGAATCGATCCCGACGCGCCTCGATCCGACCGTGACGGGCAGCAAGCCGATGCCCAAGGCGCCGCAAGCCGCGCAGCCTGCTTCGCAGGCGCAGCCCAACGCCTTCCCCGGCACCATGCCGGTGGTCGAGCAGGGCGTGCGCGCGATCGCTGCGGCCGACCGCACTTTCGACATCACCGGTTTCCTCGAAGGGGCCAAGGGTGCCTATTCCATGGTGCTCGAAGCCTTCTGGAAGGGCGACCGCGAAACCCTTCGCGAACTGTGCGACGATGACGTTTACCAGAGCTTCGATGCCGCGATTTCCGCGCGCGAAGATGCCGGCGAGGTTCTCGAGAACAAGCTGATCCGTATCGAGGAAGCGAAGATCGACCATGCCGAACTCGACGGCTCGATCGCCCGCGTGGCGGTGCTGTTCGTCGCCGATATCGCTGCGGTCACGCGCGACAAGGATGGCAACATGATCGCCGGCTCGCTCGACGATGCGATCGAAAGCCGCGACATCTGGACCTTCATGCGCGACGTGAAGTCCAGCGATCCCAACTGGCTGCTCGACGAAACCGACCAGGCCTGA
- the secB gene encoding protein-export chaperone SecB gives MADEGDILTDLNSQGAPNGADNQPVAGVISQYIKDMSVENPHAPDSYQWTDKPQVDLQFNIGANQVNDEIHEVELKINVNAKAEQGSIYLIELSYCGLVGMRNLPEDQAHAFLYAEAPRLLFPFARRVIADATRDAGYQPLVLDPIDFNGLYVQRLQAQQAQAAAQGAPAGDA, from the coding sequence ATGGCCGACGAAGGCGACATCCTCACCGACCTCAACTCCCAGGGCGCTCCGAACGGCGCGGACAACCAGCCGGTTGCCGGGGTTATCTCGCAGTATATCAAGGACATGTCGGTCGAGAACCCGCACGCGCCCGATTCCTACCAGTGGACGGACAAGCCGCAGGTCGACCTGCAGTTCAACATCGGCGCGAACCAGGTGAACGACGAGATCCACGAGGTCGAACTCAAGATCAACGTCAACGCCAAGGCCGAACAGGGCAGCATCTACCTGATCGAACTGTCCTATTGCGGCCTCGTCGGCATGCGCAACCTGCCGGAAGACCAGGCCCACGCGTTTCTCTACGCCGAAGCGCCGCGCCTGCTGTTCCCCTTCGCGCGCCGCGTCATTGCCGATGCGACTCGCGATGCCGGCTACCAGCCGCTGGTGCTTGATCCGATCGACTTCAACGGCCTTTACGTCCAGCGCCTCCAGGCCCAGCAGGCACAGGCTGCTGCCCAGGGCGCGCCCGCCGGCGACGCCTGA